The window AATGAACATTGAAGAAAAACCATTTAAAATGATAGAGAAtaaatttttcatttatttctttaaatTCCTTAACCCTCAAATTGAAAAGGCCTCTTGCATCGTTGTGAAGAGGGAATGAGGCGAACCAAGCCGAGTTGGCCAATTAGGCTCAATGACTAAGCTGAGGCAAACTCAAGTTAGGGTTGGCTGCTGGTGGAACCGAGCCAAGCAgtaccaagctcgactcggtgttCGACTCTAACtaagatgaactaaaaacacaaaaaattagcttgatccaaaaattttgtggccccacaaatgtttcagtagtcgacattcaatcctcattgtttcccgtcatgtgacccacttgagttttagatttgcttcattttttgagctcatgtcctaacatgatttgtAAAACAGAAGATGAACATaatgtatttctcacaaacatcacaataggccctgcCCTACCTAGCTTCTAACGGTAGGAACTTTGCGACAGCATCCACTACTGGAGATGCCTGATACTCGtggtgtgggcttagcaaagctctgaaTATCAGCTGTCAAACATTTTCACTGGCTCAGATTTCAAACACGAACGGGTCAGACTTGAAATTAAGGCCGGATAATAAGGCCGAGCTGAGCGAGAACCAATGATGAGTGGGCCACCTTTATAATGGTTAACGGATACTCATTACCCGTACCCCCATAGAAATATCAATAATCCAAGCAGCTGATATGTAGTATTTGTTGTGGATGGAGGATATCCCAAGCGATTTGAAATTGGGCCTATTAAAACCCTCTGATCACTTGACTCCTTTTCTTATGGGGGCAGCTTGTCTTGGCCCGCCCCTTAGGGCTAAGGCCAGGGTTCAAGCGATTAAGTATGGGCTAGGGCTAACCTAAGGCTCGCCATAGCCTGGCCTGACCCATTGCTAAACCTGGATATTAAGGCTGATAATGAATGGAAGTGGACCCAACTAAACCACTATTTCAAATAAAGCCCAGCCTGGCATCTAAAAATCCAGCCCTGGGCCCTTCCATTGCGAGGCCTGCTTGATATAGATGGACGCAACAAACACCGCCTGTTTCtcacgggaaacggattggctatagacagaccctgccactagccaatggctagcggtcggtgctctgtgggctccgccatgatgtatgtgtttcatccatgcggtccacccattcttacagattattttattgtatgagcccaaaaaatagtttgatccaaatctcaggtggacctcacggtgttgattgaacgcccatcaataaaaacttctcagggccacaaaagttttggatcaagctgatatatatattttccctacATAaacgtctgtatgacctaataaacaggttagatgtcaaataatcattacagtggaccctatgaggtttttaatggtggacattcagtcactactggtttcctatggtgtggtcgacctgagatttatatctatctaatttttggggctaagacttaaaattatctttaaaaattgatggacggagtggataaaacagatacatcatggtgggatccacatagcaccgaccactaatcacctggctggtggcagcgtcactagccaaaccgcgtcctttCTCACGACGGCGTCCATTGCTCTATGCGAAGGGCTTAAATGTCCAGACCATTAGAGCCTCTTTGCCTGATTCTGATGAATTCTAAAGGACCTGATTTTCAAACTAGGGCCCATTCTCCAAGAGGTCCATCAAACGAACGTCTCAGGTCTCTCACACATTGGCACGTGCACCTTTATACATAGGCAAGGGCATTTTCGTAGTTTTATCCTACTCgaagaaaacaaaagagttcGAGCGTCTACAGCGTCTCTGTGGCCTCGCCACTCAAAGTCTCCGACTGAAGCAGAAGTGAAGAATTCCCAAAACCGCTACACTGTAAGACTCTATCTACCCGTCTCTATAAGATTAGGGTtttgaaggatttttttttttttttatagaatcaGGGCTTTTAAAAGGCCCATCTGGAATCAGGGCTTCCAAATGCTACTATTTCCACGTCTCGATCATCTCAAGTAAATTAGCGTTTTTGTCTACTTTGGCAGGAAATGAAAGAGATTCAGGACTTTGAAGAGTCTTACACCAGGCCAGGGATTGTCAGGGTTCTAATattgaattagggttttgatcCTCTGAACGAAATTAGGGTTTATGCCCTTTTCCGTCAGTAAAATAAGAACGAGGTTAGGGTTTCGAAGTTGTTTAAATGAAATTTGGCGCTTTCGAGGGCTCTCATTGGAATTGGGGTTTCCATCTTTTTATTTGCTGAAATGATAGGGTTTTGCAAAAATCAGGGTTAGGGTTTCATGGAATTAGGGTTTAGATAGCAATGGCAGCCAATAACAATAGCTCTTCCCCTTTGGGGGGTGCTGCTGGAGGTGTCTCACCGTCGATGGCGATGAATCTGCCTGCCAATCTCCATGCTCCATTGCAATCGCAATCACAGTCGCAGTCACAGTCGCAATCTCCATTCCAAACCCCAATGCAGCTTCAACACGCCCAGATCTTGGCCCAACTCCAGTCTCGGAACCAGGTACACGCTGAAGCACGAGCGCAGTTCCAAGCCCAGTTACAGGCCCAAGGCATTGGTAGTTCGTCTTCACCCTCCCTTTCGACACCCGGTACTGCTGGAACAAAGCGGGTCCTCCAGAAACCTCCAGCTGCTCGCCCCCCTGGCCCCGGTGGTACGGCCACAGCCTCTCCTTTCAAGACTACAGAGCTGACCCCTGCTGCAAAGCGGAAGAAGCGGAAGCTTCCAGAGAAGCAGCTCCCTGACAGAGTGGCTGCGCTGCTGCCGGAATCTGCCCTTTACACACAGTTATTGGAGTTTGAGGCTCGGGTTGATTCTGCTATTGTGAGGAAGAAAGTTGATATCCAAGAGTCATTGAAAAACCCACCTTGTACTCAAAAAACCCTTCGAATATATGTATTCAACACCTTCTCTAACCAAAATCGGACAATTACGGAAAGGAAGCATTTTgagcctccttcttggtcccttaagATTATTGGAAGGATCTTGGAAGACAGGGCCAATGCGGATCCCAATGCCAGCATGGGGATCCAAAAACTAACCCCTCTATACCCCAAATTCTCATCTTTCTTCAAGCGGGTCACAATCTCGCTTGATCCGAGCTTGTATCCTGACAACTCCACAATTGTGTGGGATAACGCCCGTGCACCCGTGCAGCATGAAGGTTTCGAGGTTAGAAGGAAAGGGGATAAGGAATTCAATGTGAGCATACGGCTGGAGATGAACTACGTCCCTGAGAAATTCAAATTGTCACCGGAACTGACGGAAGTTCTTGGTATTGAGGTTGATACACGCCCGAGGATCATAGCTGCAATTTGGCATTACGTGAAGGTGAAGAAATTGCAGAACCCAAGTGATCCACTGTACTTTGCATGTGACCCTCCTCTCCGGAAGGTGTTTGGAGAAGAGAAGATGAAATTTGCTATGGTCTCGCAGAAGATCTCACAACACCTGTCACCTCCGCAGCCTATACAGTTGGAGCATAGGATCAAGCTGTCAGGGAACAATCCAGCTGGCAATGTTTGCTACGATGTACTGGTGGACATTCCTTTTCCATTACAGAAGGAAATGTCAGCATTCTTGTCTAATACGGAGAAGCACAAGGAAATTGATGCCTCCGATGAATTgatttgtaatgccataaaaaagATCCATGAGCACCGTCGGAGGCGGGCATTCTTTCTTGGGTTTAGTCAGTCTCCAGTGGAGTTCATTAATTCTTTGATTGCTTCTCAAAGTAGGGACCTGAAGCTTGTTGCGGGGGAAGCAAGTCGTAATGCTGAAAAGGAGCGCCGTGCAGACTTCTACAACCAACCATGGTAGGCTTCTCAATCTTGTTTGCTTTACTGTATCCCATCAAAGATTTGT is drawn from Magnolia sinica isolate HGM2019 chromosome 5, MsV1, whole genome shotgun sequence and contains these coding sequences:
- the LOC131246873 gene encoding SWI/SNF complex component SNF12 homolog — encoded protein: MAANNNSSSPLGGAAGGVSPSMAMNLPANLHAPLQSQSQSQSQSQSPFQTPMQLQHAQILAQLQSRNQVHAEARAQFQAQLQAQGIGSSSSPSLSTPGTAGTKRVLQKPPAARPPGPGGTATASPFKTTELTPAAKRKKRKLPEKQLPDRVAALLPESALYTQLLEFEARVDSAIVRKKVDIQESLKNPPCTQKTLRIYVFNTFSNQNRTITERKHFEPPSWSLKIIGRILEDRANADPNASMGIQKLTPLYPKFSSFFKRVTISLDPSLYPDNSTIVWDNARAPVQHEGFEVRRKGDKEFNVSIRLEMNYVPEKFKLSPELTEVLGIEVDTRPRIIAAIWHYVKVKKLQNPSDPLYFACDPPLRKVFGEEKMKFAMVSQKISQHLSPPQPIQLEHRIKLSGNNPAGNVCYDVLVDIPFPLQKEMSAFLSNTEKHKEIDASDELICNAIKKIHEHRRRRAFFLGFSQSPVEFINSLIASQSRDLKLVAGEASRNAEKERRADFYNQPWVEDAVIRYLNRKPAAGNDAPAST